The Candidatus Arthromitus sp. SFB-mouse-Japan genome includes a region encoding these proteins:
- the codA gene encoding cytosine deaminase → MLIKNLKLKGKKDVYDIRIKDGIFHEISNNLIPLKNEDIIEGNFNLAHPPFIEPHIHLDTVLTAGEPSWNKSGTLFEGIQVWNKRKTFLTHEDIKNRAKKAIKWQIANGIQFVRTHVDITDKNLTAMKAMIELKEELKESIEIQIVAFPQEGILSYPNGSELIEESLKLGADVLGGIPHFEFTREYGVQSIDLIFSLAEKYNKLIDVHCDEIDDEQSRFLEVLATRAYETGLKNKVTASHTTAMGSYNDAYTYKLFRILKMSEINFVCNPLVNIHLQGRFDTYPKRRGVTRVKELNKSSINVCFGHDDIFDPWYPLGSGNMLEVLHMGLHVCQMMGYDDINDSLKFISHNSSKTLNIQDSYGIKEGNPGNLIILNGNNDYDIIQKRSSVLYSIRNGKIISNTIPSKTFINIDNKSEEINFKK, encoded by the coding sequence TTGTTAATTAAAAATTTAAAACTCAAAGGAAAAAAAGACGTTTATGACATAAGAATTAAGGATGGTATATTCCATGAAATCTCAAATAATTTAATACCTCTTAAAAATGAAGACATAATAGAAGGAAACTTTAATTTAGCACACCCTCCTTTTATAGAGCCACACATTCATTTAGATACTGTATTAACAGCTGGTGAACCTAGCTGGAATAAAAGTGGCACACTCTTTGAAGGGATACAAGTATGGAATAAAAGGAAAACCTTCTTAACACATGAAGATATTAAAAATCGTGCAAAAAAAGCAATTAAATGGCAAATAGCAAACGGTATACAATTTGTTAGAACTCATGTTGATATTACAGATAAAAACTTAACTGCAATGAAAGCAATGATTGAGCTAAAAGAAGAACTTAAAGAATCTATAGAAATACAAATTGTCGCATTTCCACAAGAAGGAATTTTATCCTATCCTAATGGTTCTGAATTAATAGAAGAATCTTTAAAACTTGGAGCAGATGTTTTAGGCGGAATTCCACATTTTGAATTTACTAGAGAATATGGCGTTCAATCTATAGATTTAATTTTTTCCTTAGCTGAAAAATATAACAAACTTATAGATGTACATTGCGATGAAATTGATGATGAGCAATCAAGATTTTTAGAAGTACTCGCAACTCGTGCATATGAAACTGGATTAAAAAATAAAGTTACTGCAAGTCACACAACTGCAATGGGTTCATATAATGATGCCTACACCTATAAATTATTTAGAATCCTCAAGATGAGTGAAATCAATTTTGTGTGTAATCCACTTGTGAATATACATCTTCAAGGTAGATTCGATACTTATCCTAAAAGAAGAGGTGTTACCCGAGTGAAAGAATTAAATAAATCTTCAATAAATGTTTGCTTTGGTCACGATGATATTTTCGATCCATGGTATCCCCTCGGATCTGGAAATATGCTGGAGGTTCTTCACATGGGATTACACGTTTGCCAAATGATGGGATATGATGACATAAATGATTCACTTAAATTTATATCACATAATAGTTCTAAAACTCTGAACATACAAGATAGTTATGGAATAAAGGAAGGAAACCCTGGAAATTTAATAATACTTAATGGTAATAACGACTACGACATCATTCAAAAAAGAAGCTCAGTACTATACTCAATACGAAATGGAAAAATAATTTCAAATACTATTCCTTCAAAAACATTTATTAATATAGATAATAAATCAGAAGAAATAAACTTTAAAAAATAA
- the codB gene encoding cytosine permease has product MNKNKMSDIDYSLSSVDPNDRKGFFSIFVVMLGFTFFSASMLTGATIGVSLSLNDFLKSILIGNLILSIYTGLLSYIGSDTGLSLHLLTKYSFGLKGSYLPSFITSITQIGWFGVGISMFAIPISNRFNINLYVIVLITGILMTSTAYFGMKSLTILSAIAVPAIAILGGLSLFIALQSIGGFGKLYSITPTNPMNLITAITLCIGSFISGGTVTPDFTRFSRTKKIAVSTTVIAFFIGNSLMFLFGAIGAMVTGNSDIADVMFSQGLIIPAIIVLGLNIWTTNDNAIYTAGLGLSNITKVKKSKLVLISGLIGTLGSIWINNNFTAFLTLLNSMLPPIGGVVIADYFFIKKLKYNKIEVTKFKEINPIAIISFIIGFLVSNFISFGIPAINAIISTIIVYIIGMKIFKDKDV; this is encoded by the coding sequence ATGAATAAAAACAAAATGTCAGATATAGATTATTCTTTATCTTCTGTAGATCCAAATGACAGAAAAGGATTCTTTTCAATATTTGTTGTAATGCTAGGATTTACATTTTTTTCTGCAAGTATGCTAACAGGTGCAACTATTGGAGTCTCTCTCAGTTTAAATGACTTCCTAAAATCTATATTAATTGGAAACTTAATTCTATCTATATACACTGGATTATTATCATACATAGGATCTGATACTGGATTATCACTACATTTATTAACTAAATATTCATTTGGATTAAAGGGATCTTATCTCCCATCATTTATTACAAGCATAACTCAAATAGGATGGTTCGGTGTAGGTATTTCAATGTTTGCAATACCCATATCAAATAGATTCAATATAAATCTTTATGTTATTGTTCTAATAACAGGAATTCTAATGACTAGTACTGCCTACTTTGGAATGAAATCACTTACTATATTGAGTGCAATCGCTGTACCTGCTATTGCAATACTCGGTGGTTTATCACTATTTATAGCACTCCAATCAATTGGCGGATTCGGTAAACTATATAGTATCACTCCGACAAATCCAATGAATTTAATAACTGCAATAACCTTATGTATTGGATCTTTTATAAGTGGGGGAACTGTTACTCCAGACTTTACTAGGTTTTCAAGGACAAAGAAAATCGCAGTATCAACAACAGTAATAGCTTTCTTTATCGGAAACTCCTTAATGTTCTTGTTTGGTGCAATTGGTGCAATGGTTACTGGAAATTCTGACATAGCCGATGTAATGTTTTCTCAAGGACTTATTATACCAGCTATAATTGTACTCGGACTTAATATATGGACAACAAATGATAATGCAATATATACAGCAGGACTCGGACTTTCTAATATAACAAAAGTTAAAAAGAGTAAATTGGTATTAATAAGTGGTTTAATTGGAACTCTAGGATCTATATGGATTAATAATAATTTTACAGCTTTCCTAACTTTATTGAACTCAATGCTGCCTCCAATTGGGGGTGTTGTCATCGCAGATTACTTTTTCATAAAAAAACTCAAATACAATAAAATAGAAGTTACTAAATTCAAAGAGATTAATCCAATAGCTATAATATCATTCATTATTGGATTTTTAGTTTCAAACTTTATATCATTTGGCATACCTGCTATAAATGCTATTATTTCAACAATAATTGTTTATATTATTGGAATGAAAATTTTCAAGGATAAGGATGTGTAA
- the rfbB gene encoding dTDP-glucose 4,6-dehydratase, with protein sequence MKICVVGGAGFIGSNFIHYMINKYRNIDITCIDALTYAGNLENLELVRQNINFKFYRGNILDIKFLENIFQNESFDVVINYAAESHVDKSIYNGQVFLETNIIGTKNLMDMCLKYGVNKYHQISTDEVYGDLRLDDGRSFKECDILKPSSPYSVSKASADMLVMSYFRMYKLHVTISRCTNNYGSYQFPEKLIPIVIVNAVRENKIPVYGDGSNVRDWVYVHDHSIAVDKIIREGKTGEIYNISSGYEIDNLSLIKKILDILNKDYSLITYIDDRLGHDIKYSVDSSKIYSELGFKCDTNFEVAIRSTINWYLDNLNWVDLVLKDKYIEN encoded by the coding sequence ATGAAGATTTGTGTAGTAGGTGGAGCAGGGTTTATAGGAAGTAATTTTATTCATTATATGATTAACAAGTATAGAAATATAGATATTACTTGTATAGATGCATTGACTTATGCGGGAAACCTTGAAAATTTAGAGCTTGTTAGACAAAATATAAATTTTAAATTTTATAGAGGGAATATTTTGGATATAAAGTTTTTGGAGAATATTTTTCAAAATGAGAGTTTTGATGTTGTAATAAATTATGCTGCAGAATCTCATGTAGATAAATCAATTTATAATGGACAAGTATTTTTGGAGACAAACATTATAGGAACAAAAAATTTAATGGATATGTGTTTAAAGTATGGTGTTAATAAATACCATCAAATTTCAACCGATGAGGTATATGGTGATTTAAGATTAGATGATGGAAGAAGTTTTAAAGAATGTGATATATTAAAACCATCTTCACCTTATTCAGTTTCAAAAGCATCAGCAGATATGTTAGTAATGAGTTATTTTAGAATGTATAAACTTCATGTGACAATATCGAGATGCACAAATAACTATGGATCTTATCAGTTTCCAGAAAAATTGATACCTATTGTTATTGTAAATGCAGTTAGAGAGAATAAAATACCTGTATATGGTGATGGAAGTAACGTTAGGGATTGGGTATATGTACATGATCATTCAATAGCAGTGGATAAAATTATAAGAGAGGGTAAAACAGGAGAAATATATAATATTTCTTCAGGATATGAGATTGATAATTTAAGTTTGATAAAGAAAATATTGGATATATTAAATAAGGATTATTCTCTCATAACTTATATTGATGATAGATTGGGTCACGATATAAAATATTCAGTTGATAGTAGCAAAATATATTCTGAACTGGGGTTTAAATGTGATACCAATTTTGAGGTAGCTATTAGGAGTACTATAAATTGGTATTTGGATAATTTGAATTGGGTTGATTTAGTATTAAAGGATAAGTATATAGAAAATTAA
- a CDS encoding DUF4214 domain-containing protein: MKSFKLRKLVAGIAMLAMTLSVLPTNVRANAAAITDGRFENNWTLNSGNYINSFVNGSGQVKLSSDAKKTEESVFSIEKLETKVLTSNTTVASNNSEKIYKADENEGGVVRFGIRLSGELERTLRRAIDDAVSEHRGNVNTVNANRHNNGVAINTNKQLQLAEKLLQAFDVAGYRNSDVRFLITYTLNDGRVRTTTARLSDLSLDMPATSGISSSSDLRSLVDDSGLIYVTLRGLPTNVTITNVEIDSRDKLTVATNAGIKTVNGQDQLEATAYSVQNSISYNAGTAVIPTATWTLTDALFAKVGSYDQYIPLSTGRNNVIDNGEHMFVKATGSTITLIDIFRDTNKTITGATVVDRRGDSYSAQVGDFEIGKITYSNGTSDTVDHDKRYRDLKIGGLNSNTTYDFEYIDVHYTIDGDQRTQRIRFDDRKAANYVTGNKYLSVSTSNYQASQVLGFDRLVKGDLLYQANVGLNKLTYLVKVDDVTNLERLEVRGLRADETYTIKNVKSEDGKKEKSNWFAVEISNLDTNRTYDFLSIETVYNENGRERYGNPISLGRNNSISGDSLFPYSSTNIDGNVNYNYFAKTNKDYKSELWIDSELKYEQIPGGVKFYGRIKDADDIINGVNVYVNNGGNYEKIDDSKVKLETNYRVVKGLDVNGNGSVSGVYNFSYPLLESRDNTVIQGSESKIESASEMVEITITGIEAGKSKDFRFEFSTTENGNRVSSIRTGEVGSFGSIPASGTKTQQSITRYATGRAGTTKVEVSTSNVSVTGVTTSTAVVNASIKNTDKEMISVEVSGTGVNGIKATYNVEKNVIELSDLKSNTEYTDLKLTLKYGDKSTTLSVPTFKTSTQSQSETGIAGYVTRVYRAFFNREPDKEGLMYWVNKLATKEETLKGFLGQLSFTPELLEKNLTNTKFVEAMYAIVDRAGETEGVTFWTAEIEKGIQSGETQSQARASVVSRMLDTDEVRSMADKLGIKFE, translated from the coding sequence ATGAAATCTTTTAAATTAAGAAAATTAGTTGCAGGTATTGCGATGCTAGCTATGACTTTGTCAGTTTTACCTACTAATGTAAGAGCTAATGCAGCAGCAATTACAGATGGAAGATTTGAGAATAATTGGACTTTAAATAGTGGGAATTATATAAATTCATTTGTAAATGGAAGTGGTCAGGTTAAATTAAGCAGTGATGCTAAGAAAACAGAAGAGAGCGTTTTTTCTATAGAAAAGCTTGAAACAAAAGTTTTAACTTCTAATACGACTGTTGCCTCAAATAATTCAGAAAAAATTTATAAAGCTGATGAAAATGAAGGTGGAGTTGTAAGATTTGGTATTAGATTATCAGGAGAATTAGAAAGAACTCTTAGGAGAGCTATTGATGATGCGGTATCTGAGCATAGGGGTAATGTGAATACTGTTAATGCAAATAGACATAATAATGGAGTTGCAATAAATACAAATAAACAGTTGCAATTAGCTGAAAAATTATTGCAAGCTTTTGATGTTGCGGGTTATAGAAATAGCGATGTTAGGTTTTTAATCACATATACATTAAATGATGGTAGGGTTAGAACAACAACTGCAAGATTAAGCGATCTTAGTTTGGACATGCCTGCGACATCAGGAATTTCTAGTTCTAGTGATTTAAGATCTTTGGTTGATGATAGTGGTTTAATATATGTTACACTAAGAGGACTTCCAACAAACGTTACAATAACCAACGTTGAGATAGATTCTAGAGATAAATTAACAGTGGCTACTAATGCGGGAATTAAAACTGTTAATGGACAAGATCAACTTGAAGCTACAGCTTACTCAGTGCAAAATAGCATTTCGTATAATGCAGGCACTGCTGTAATACCTACTGCTACTTGGACATTAACTGATGCTTTATTTGCAAAAGTTGGTAGTTATGATCAATATATACCATTATCAACTGGTAGAAATAATGTAATTGATAATGGCGAGCATATGTTTGTTAAGGCTACAGGATCTACAATAACTTTGATAGATATCTTTAGAGATACAAATAAAACTATAACAGGAGCTACTGTAGTTGATAGACGTGGAGATAGTTATAGTGCTCAAGTTGGAGATTTTGAAATTGGTAAGATTACTTATAGCAATGGTACAAGTGATACAGTTGACCACGATAAAAGGTATAGAGATCTTAAAATAGGTGGATTGAATTCAAATACTACTTATGATTTTGAATATATAGATGTTCATTATACAATTGATGGTGATCAAAGAACTCAAAGAATAAGATTTGATGATAGAAAAGCTGCTAACTATGTAACAGGAAATAAGTATTTGAGTGTATCTACAAGTAATTATCAGGCTTCACAAGTGCTTGGATTTGATAGATTAGTAAAAGGAGATTTATTATATCAAGCTAATGTTGGATTGAACAAATTGACTTATTTAGTTAAAGTTGATGATGTTACTAATTTAGAAAGACTTGAAGTTAGAGGATTAAGAGCAGATGAAACTTACACAATTAAAAATGTTAAGTCTGAAGATGGTAAAAAAGAGAAATCTAACTGGTTTGCTGTAGAGATTTCTAATTTAGATACTAATAGGACTTATGATTTCTTATCAATTGAAACTGTTTATAATGAGAATGGAAGAGAGAGGTATGGAAATCCGATATCTTTAGGAAGAAATAATTCTATAAGTGGAGATTCATTATTCCCATACTCTAGTACAAATATTGATGGTAATGTAAACTATAATTACTTTGCAAAAACAAATAAAGATTATAAATCTGAGTTATGGATAGATTCAGAGCTTAAATATGAGCAAATTCCAGGTGGGGTAAAATTCTATGGAAGAATTAAGGATGCTGATGATATTATAAATGGTGTTAATGTTTATGTAAATAATGGTGGAAACTACGAGAAAATAGATGATTCAAAGGTTAAGCTTGAAACAAATTACAGAGTTGTTAAAGGTTTAGATGTTAATGGTAATGGTAGCGTATCCGGAGTCTATAATTTTAGCTATCCATTGTTAGAGAGTAGAGATAATACTGTTATACAAGGAAGTGAAAGTAAAATTGAGTCAGCTTCCGAAATGGTTGAAATTACTATAACAGGAATTGAAGCAGGAAAATCTAAAGACTTTAGATTTGAATTCTCAACTACAGAAAATGGAAATAGAGTATCATCTATAAGAACTGGGGAAGTTGGTTCGTTTGGTTCAATACCAGCTAGTGGAACAAAAACTCAACAGTCTATTACTAGATATGCAACTGGAAGAGCTGGAACTACAAAAGTTGAAGTTTCAACTTCAAATGTTAGTGTAACTGGTGTTACTACAAGTACAGCAGTAGTTAATGCTTCAATTAAAAATACTGATAAGGAAATGATATCTGTTGAAGTTTCAGGAACTGGAGTTAATGGGATCAAAGCTACTTATAATGTTGAGAAAAATGTAATTGAGTTATCAGATCTTAAATCTAATACAGAATATACAGATCTTAAATTAACATTAAAATATGGAGATAAGAGTACAACTTTATCTGTTCCAACATTTAAGACAAGCACTCAATCACAAAGTGAAACAGGTATTGCTGGATATGTTACAAGAGTATATAGAGCATTCTTTAATAGAGAGCCTGATAAAGAAGGTTTAATGTATTGGGTAAATAAGTTAGCTACTAAGGAAGAAACTTTAAAAGGATTCTTAGGACAACTTTCATTTACACCTGAATTATTAGAGAAGAATTTGACTAACACTAAGTTTGTTGAGGCTATGTATGCTATAGTAGATAGAGCTGGAGAGACTGAAGGAGTTACTTTCTGGACAGCTGAAATTGAGAAGGGTATACAGTCTGGAGAAACTCAAAGTCAAGCTAGAGCTTCTGTTGTGTCAAGAATGTTAGATACTGATGAAGTAAGATCGATGGCTGATAAATTAGGAATTAAATTTGAGTAA
- a CDS encoding glycosyltransferase, producing the protein MIIIDSIINSIDTDYFKFNLNFHKYVLHKLKTDNFPIDEKFENKLTKRIKLLSTINGTCPSILKFFINDDYINYKDDLTNENLIELINIFSDDTPIKLSVNLIVFNEERCIERSLNAVSTFADEILVLDTGSTDNTVKIIEEKFPNVKLYRDKWRKDFAYSRNLLIDKSTNDWILSIDADETPTDEFYLIKDVISIFNNFNSNEKHPLVFSPTIDSLGQKINTTKRIFNKKHEMKFDGKIHEEIVSKNESEINYIMLNLTLLHDGYHPEIFKNKNKAERNTEILEKMIKLEPNKIRWYYFLGREKNILGHDIDECIKILKSGLKLKHTQNSIENFYYNILTLLAKIAVSHKKYDLLKEVIDLMEYEIPNSLDSFYFQLILENDSVMSDKFDQINSMVKSIGDITNKVNTIDGSYSHVLHTLGIIYLSFRDYTRAFYYFNQITSPKNIEAIKSILLPLRAQIDDFLKNK; encoded by the coding sequence ATGATAATCATAGATTCTATAATAAATAGTATCGATACGGATTATTTCAAGTTTAATTTAAATTTTCACAAATATGTACTTCACAAACTAAAGACAGATAATTTTCCAATTGATGAAAAATTTGAAAATAAATTAACCAAACGTATAAAACTTTTAAGCACAATAAATGGTACATGCCCTAGCATTTTAAAATTTTTCATAAATGATGATTATATAAACTATAAAGATGACTTAACTAACGAGAACCTAATAGAATTAATAAATATTTTTTCTGATGATACACCAATAAAACTAAGTGTAAATCTAATCGTATTTAATGAAGAACGTTGTATTGAAAGATCCCTAAATGCTGTTTCCACTTTTGCTGATGAAATCCTAGTTTTAGATACAGGATCAACAGATAATACGGTAAAAATAATTGAAGAAAAATTCCCAAATGTTAAATTATATAGAGACAAATGGAGAAAAGATTTTGCATATTCAAGAAACTTACTAATAGATAAATCTACTAATGACTGGATCTTATCTATAGATGCAGATGAAACCCCAACAGATGAATTTTATCTCATAAAAGATGTAATTTCAATATTTAACAATTTTAATTCAAACGAGAAACATCCATTAGTATTTTCTCCTACAATAGATTCTCTTGGACAAAAAATAAATACCACAAAGAGAATATTTAATAAAAAACATGAAATGAAATTTGATGGTAAAATTCATGAAGAAATCGTATCTAAAAATGAATCAGAAATCAATTATATCATGCTTAACTTAACACTTCTTCATGATGGATATCACCCAGAAATATTTAAAAACAAAAATAAGGCTGAAAGAAATACTGAAATACTCGAAAAGATGATAAAACTCGAACCTAATAAAATTAGATGGTATTATTTTCTCGGACGTGAAAAAAATATATTAGGACACGATATAGACGAATGTATAAAAATCTTAAAATCAGGATTAAAATTAAAACACACTCAAAATTCTATCGAAAACTTTTATTACAATATACTAACACTTTTAGCTAAAATAGCTGTATCACATAAGAAATATGATTTATTAAAAGAAGTCATAGATCTTATGGAATATGAAATACCAAACTCACTAGACAGCTTTTATTTTCAACTTATACTTGAGAATGATTCTGTAATGAGTGATAAATTTGATCAAATCAATTCAATGGTAAAATCTATAGGTGATATCACAAATAAAGTTAATACAATAGATGGAAGTTATTCACATGTACTACACACTCTAGGGATTATATATCTAAGTTTCAGAGATTATACAAGAGCATTTTATTATTTCAATCAAATAACCTCACCTAAAAATATAGAAGCAATTAAATCTATTTTACTTCCTTTAAGAGCTCAAATAGATGATTTCCTAAAAAATAAATAA
- the ade gene encoding adenine deaminase: MNKKTYIENIQASIKNIPCDLVIKNITIIDVFQNSSFVSDVAIHNGYIVGIGNYSGQNEIDGNKKYICPGLIDAHAHIESSLLTPKEYYKTALIHGITSIIIDPHEIANVLGIDGINLMIELSQNIPFDFYFMLPSCVPATEFENSGSILKNSDLYPFYKNNKILGLAEVMDLRAVLECNEDMIDKIYDAYLNNKIIDGHCAGFSIDHINAYTTAYIKTDHECHTHEELIERIRRGMYVHIREGTVAKNLRELIKGVSIHNSRKLCLCTDDKHIDDFVKYGSIDNSIRMCIRSGLSPETSIQMATINTSECYKLNKKGAIAPGYIADFLILDSLHDFKISSVYKNGNLVVKDNELINNDDSTTKISLKTQINIPNLAEDHFKISIKNKSFLNVIEIIPNNLKTNHLKIDISSLNLKCNEYFNAHIENDLLKLAIIERHNNTGNIGLGIVKGLMLNSGAIATTIAHDSHNLIVCGANDQDMILACNHIKEIGGGITIVDNGKVLYSLRLEIGGLITNRKASDVIKDLEILHNNINILSPNLTFNPFLTLSFLSLPVIPNIKITDKGLFDTINFKFIDVCE, translated from the coding sequence ATGAATAAGAAAACTTACATTGAAAACATACAAGCATCCATAAAAAATATTCCATGTGATTTAGTGATAAAAAATATAACAATCATAGATGTATTCCAAAATTCCTCATTTGTATCAGATGTTGCTATTCATAATGGTTATATTGTTGGCATTGGAAATTACTCAGGACAAAATGAAATAGATGGAAATAAAAAATATATTTGTCCAGGTCTTATAGATGCACATGCCCATATAGAATCATCTCTATTAACACCAAAAGAATATTATAAAACTGCTCTTATACATGGAATAACTTCAATAATCATAGATCCTCATGAAATTGCTAACGTTCTCGGAATTGATGGAATCAACCTAATGATAGAACTATCCCAAAATATTCCATTTGATTTTTACTTTATGCTCCCTTCATGCGTACCTGCAACAGAATTTGAAAATTCTGGTTCCATATTAAAAAATTCAGATCTTTATCCATTTTATAAAAATAATAAAATCCTTGGACTTGCTGAAGTTATGGATCTCAGAGCTGTTCTTGAATGCAATGAAGATATGATAGATAAAATTTACGATGCTTATTTAAATAATAAAATTATAGATGGTCACTGTGCTGGATTCTCAATCGATCATATAAATGCATATACAACTGCTTATATAAAAACAGATCATGAATGTCACACTCATGAAGAATTAATTGAAAGAATTCGTCGAGGAATGTATGTACATATAAGAGAAGGTACTGTTGCCAAAAATTTAAGAGAACTAATAAAAGGTGTATCAATACACAATAGCAGAAAACTTTGTTTATGTACTGATGATAAACACATAGATGATTTTGTAAAATATGGTTCCATAGATAATTCAATAAGAATGTGTATTAGAAGCGGTCTAAGCCCTGAAACCTCAATTCAAATGGCCACTATAAATACATCTGAATGCTATAAATTAAATAAAAAAGGTGCTATCGCTCCTGGATATATTGCAGACTTTTTAATATTAGATTCACTACACGATTTTAAAATTTCATCTGTATATAAAAATGGAAATTTAGTTGTTAAAGATAATGAACTAATAAATAATGATGACTCTACTACAAAAATTTCATTAAAAACTCAAATAAATATTCCAAATCTTGCAGAAGATCATTTTAAAATCTCTATCAAAAATAAATCATTCCTAAATGTCATAGAAATAATACCTAACAATTTAAAAACTAATCATCTTAAAATAGACATATCTTCTCTTAATTTGAAATGCAATGAATACTTTAATGCACATATCGAAAATGATTTATTAAAACTAGCTATTATAGAAAGACACAATAATACTGGAAATATTGGACTCGGAATCGTAAAAGGACTTATGTTAAACTCTGGAGCAATAGCCACAACAATCGCTCATGATTCTCATAATCTAATTGTTTGTGGTGCAAATGATCAAGACATGATTCTTGCATGTAATCACATAAAAGAAATCGGTGGTGGAATTACAATTGTAGATAATGGGAAAGTACTCTACTCATTAAGGTTAGAAATTGGAGGTCTTATTACAAATAGAAAAGCTTCGGATGTTATAAAAGATTTAGAAATTTTACACAACAATATTAACATACTGTCACCAAACTTAACCTTCAATCCATTCTTAACATTATCTTTCTTATCTCTTCCAGTAATTCCTAACATAAAAATTACTGATAAGGGTCTATTTGACACTATAAATTTTAAATTTATAGATGTATGTGAATAA
- a CDS encoding signal peptidase II, translating into MNKKLKLIHFLMVYPSLWLVYYMFELISKNISDTYSIIMNLLPALLLLVISYLFYMYYKKSVILNNTYLAITISVLFSIDQLSKLTISAIFDENNINSINLIPNYLSITPDLNDKGSFIASRFNINAPFIIFIALNFLILLFIFFIYKYISYKKQLNSMNQLTFILLFSGGLCSLIDKIFWGGSLDFLHIHNLFIADIKDIFITIGLGSFIMSSIISDYQIEMKDLINFIFKKFFKN; encoded by the coding sequence ATGAACAAAAAATTAAAATTAATTCATTTTCTCATGGTTTATCCCTCTCTTTGGCTTGTTTATTACATGTTTGAACTAATATCAAAAAATATTTCAGATACATATAGCATAATAATGAACTTATTACCTGCATTGCTGTTACTTGTTATTTCGTATTTATTTTATATGTACTACAAGAAATCTGTAATTCTTAATAACACATATTTAGCAATAACAATATCTGTGTTATTTTCAATTGATCAATTATCTAAGTTAACTATTTCTGCAATATTCGACGAAAATAATATAAATTCTATAAATCTAATACCAAATTATTTATCTATCACACCAGATTTAAACGATAAAGGATCATTTATAGCATCTAGATTTAATATAAATGCTCCATTCATAATTTTTATAGCTTTGAACTTTTTAATTCTATTATTTATATTTTTTATATATAAATATATTTCCTATAAGAAACAATTAAATTCTATGAACCAATTAACTTTTATACTTTTATTTTCAGGTGGTTTATGCTCTCTTATAGACAAAATATTCTGGGGTGGTAGCTTAGATTTTTTACATATACATAATTTATTTATTGCAGATATTAAAGATATTTTTATAACAATTGGGTTAGGTAGTTTCATTATGTCTAGTATAATTTCAGATTACCAAATTGAAATGAAAGACCTAATAAACTTTATATTTAAAAAATTTTTTAAAAATTAA